The Acanthochromis polyacanthus isolate Apoly-LR-REF ecotype Palm Island chromosome 5, KAUST_Apoly_ChrSc, whole genome shotgun sequence genome includes a window with the following:
- the zbtb49 gene encoding zinc finger and BTB domain-containing protein 49 isoform X1: protein MDTLSSHSSYLLQQLQEQRIQGLLCDCMLVVKSVCFKAHKNVLAAFSSYFRSLFQNSPSQKNEVFNLVIQDVSGIGQILDYMYTSHLDINQDNVQALLDIAQCLQVPNVQSMCNAFLKPCPPPVEIPSFSLPGMLGSEHDCLLGSSLPHDVDLHCPSEPQRPGFSNDMDNNRRMPVSVSNNSSNCDIASSSQAPVEKQLVHGYKLRNFYSKQYFKQSAIQTNSAASNQGPGPLVVVEEQQCQLGMSQGGNNTPVNSGNTVQPNSSCTSMAVEKNPVSSLRPSDNLNTPSSDPTDSMLNKPVRPKKAVYLKKYNYLRSQKALEEMCAESVIEPVLSCPKESHQGESVVQTDAPEAPVEDSSAGREEVPETAADAQLPNPPLVNQEDQTLKPAPDPPQQTGYKQYCCEVCGKIFKHPSNLELHKRSHTGEKPFQCNVCGRNFSQAGNLQTHLRRHSGEKPYICELCGKSFTASGDVHRHKVVHTGEKPHLCDICGRGFNNLSNLKEHKRTHATDKTFTCDQCGKSFNTHRKLLKHKVRHAGEKPHSCATCGKCFIGSGDLQRHIRSHTGEKPYVCNTCGKSFTRSAMLRRHSNMHCKGPPVDSPVTVNSEQTHGSKGAASFPEPVSHSKPPAATNEQHFSTLMPHAGFEKPSSPTPSSPQEAPHIETPPSNMHLSSASAPLPELRSLVPHHLLSSNHQDRSAAPPATDRMKLTKPHLSQEAVYGPYVENGNMSVDMGRSLVGRPYLPSTDNHCSTLTGSGRPHRSSEGQFISSVTLWGLAMKTLQNDNDMDQ, encoded by the exons ATGGACACCCTTTCCAGCCACAGCTCCtacctcctccagcagctccaggagCAGAGGATCCAGGGGTTGCTCTGTGACTGCATGCTGGTGGTCAAAAGTGTCTGCTTCAAAGCCCACAAAAATGTCCTGGCTGCTTTCAGCTCCTATTTCAG GTCTTTGTTCCAAAACTCTCCCAGTCAGAAGAATGAGGTGTTCAACCTGGTCATTCAGGATGTCAGTGGCATCGGCCAAATACTGGACTACATGTATACCTCCCATCTTGACATTAACCAAGATAATGTACAAGCGCTCCTCGACATCGCTCAGTGTTTGCAGGTTCCAAATGTTCAGAGCATGTGTAATGCTTTCCTCAAGCCTTGTCCTCCACCGGTGGAAATACCTTCATTTTCTCTCCCTGGCATGCTGGGTTCAGAGCACGACTGCCTCTTGGGGAGCAGTCTTCCTCATGATGTTGACCTGCATTGTCCCTCTGAACCCCAGAGGCCTGGCTTCAGCAATGACATGGACAACAACAGAAGGATGCCAGTGTCTGTGTCTAACAATAGCTCAAACTGTGACATAGCTAGCAGCTCTCAGGCGCCGGTAGAAAAACAGCTGGTTCATGGATACAAGCTCCGTAACTTCTACAGTAAGCAATACTTCAAACAAAGTGCAATTCAGACGAACAGTGCAGCATCAAATCAAGGCCCAGGTCCTTTGGTTGTGGTGGAGGAGCAGCAATGTCAACTCGGGATGAGCCAGGGAGGCAACAACACTCCTGTGAACTCAGGAAACACAGTTCAGCCTAACTCATCGTGCACATCAATGGCAGTGGAAAAGAACCCTGTCTCCTCTTTAAGACCCTCAGATAATTTAAACACCCCCAGCTCTGACCCAACAGACTCCATGCTCAACAAGCCAGTACGCCCAAAGAAGGCTGTGTACCTAAAGAAATATAACTACCTCCGGTCGCAGAAGGCTCTGGAGGAGATGTGCGCTGAATCAGTCATTGAACCTGTCCTTAGCTGTCCTAAAGAGAGCCACCAAGGGGAGTCTGTGGTCCAGACTGATGCTCCAGAGGCTCCTGTTGAGGACAGCAGTGCGGGTAGAGAGGAGGTTCCTGAGACAGCTGCAGATGCACAGCTTCCCAATCCTCCTCTTGTTAACCAAGAGGACCAAACACTGAAGCCTGCGCCAGATCCACCACAGCAAACAGGGTACAAGCAGTACTGCTGTGAGGTGTGTGGGAAGATCTTCAAACATCCGAGCAACCTGGAGCTGCACAAGCGCTCACACACTG GTGAAAAGCCTTTTCAGTGCAACGTTTGTGGGAGAAACTTTTCACAG GCTGGAAatttacaaacacatttacGGCGACATTCTGGTGAGAAACCGTACATCTGTGAGTTATGTGGCAAAAG ctTCACTGCATCAGGAGATGTCCATCGTCACAAAGTGGTCCATACAGGGGAGAAGCCACATCTGTGTGATATATGTGGACGAG GATTTAACAACTTGAGCAATCTAAAGGAGCACAAGAGGACTCATGCAACAGACAAAACCTTCACCTGTGACCAGTGTGGAAAGTccttcaacacacacagaaagcttCTGAAGCACAAAGTTAGGCATGCTGGGGAGAAACCACACAGCTGTGCCACCTGTG GGAAGTGTTTCATTGGTTCAGGAGACCTGCAGCGTCACATCCGGTCACACACTGGTGAGAAACCCTATGTCTGTAATACCTGCGGAAAGAGTTTTACCCGGTCTGCCATGTTGAGGAGACATAGCAACATGCACTGCAAGGGGCCTCCGGTCGACAGCCCAGTCACCGTCAACTCTGAGCAGACACATGGCTCAAAAGGAGCAGCCTCATTTCCCGAACCTGTCAGCCACAGTAAACCGCCTGCTGCCACCAATGAGCAGCATTTCTCCACTCTGATGCCCCACGCAGGGTTCGAGAAACCCTCATCACCTACTCCTTCATCACCACAAGAAGCACCACATATAGAGACTCCACCTTCCAATATGCACCTCAGCTCAGCATCTGCTCCACTTCCAGAGCTTCGCTCCCTGGTTCCCCATCACCTCCTTTCATCCAACCACCAGGACAGAAGTGCAGCACCACCTGCCACAGACCGTATGAAGCTGACCAAACCACACCTGTCTCAGGAAGCTGTGTATGGTCCATATGTGGAGAATGGGAATATGTCAGTGGACATGGGGAGAAGTCTGGTTGGGAGGCCCTACCTGCCCTCCACAGACAATCACTGCAGTACACTCACAGGGTCTGGTAGACCGCATAGGTCCAGTGAAGGACAGTTTATCTCCAGTGTGACTCTGTGGGGCCTGGCAATGAAAACTCTGCAGAATGATAATGACATGGATCAGTAA
- the lyar gene encoding cell growth-regulating nucleolar protein: MVFFTCNACGESLKKAQVDKHVNMCRGCQVLSCIDCGKDFWGNDYRNHNKCISEDQKYGGKGYEAKANKGDVKQQQWIQRINEAMNKPGVSAKLRDVLRQVSAYDNVPRKKAKFQNWMRNSLKIANTNLHDEVWEILAAADNAPEATQQTQAYKQTEARDQVDTCTNEKQNGHPDVETKKLNKRERKEARQQKNGKATKGAEAAAVQEPEGDQAGKKKKKDRKRKASDEDGGDEEQYGAESETPFKKTRIGDSEAADMSEEVENEAVSKDQPPGKFNWKGNIKAVLRESPDHELSVKKLRKKVLAAYYSYIGDMNFKTETEVFAIFNKKINKNPKFKILKDRVRLVN; this comes from the exons ATGGTTTTCTTCACCTGCAACGCGTGTGGTGAGTCGTTGAAAAAAGCCCAGGTTGATAAACACGTGAACATGTGCCGGGGATGCCAGGTCCTGTCCTGCATCGACTGTGGAAAAGACTTCTG GGGCAATGACTACAGAAACCACAATAAATGTATCAGTGAAGATCAGAAGTATGGAGGCAAAGGCTACGAGGCTAAGGCTAATAAAGGGGATGTGAAGCAGCAACAGTGGATTCAG AGAATcaatgaagccatgaacaaacCAGGAGTCAGTGCAAAGCTGAGAGATGTGCTGAGACAAGTCAGTGCCTATGATAACGTACCAAGAAAGAAGGCCAAGTTTCAG AACTGGATGAGAAACAGTCTTAAAATAGCCAACACAAATCTACATGATGAAGTGTGGGAAATTCTTGCTGCTGCTGACAAT GCTCCGGAGGCCACCCAGCAGACTCAAGCATATAAGCAGACAGAGGCAAGAGACCAAGTGGACACTTGCaccaatgaaaaacaaaatggtcACCCAGATGTTGAGACTAAGAAGCTGAACAAACGGGAGCGTAAAGAGGCACGTCAGCAAAAGAATGGGAAAGCAACGAAAggtgcagaagcagcagctgtgcAAGAGCCAGAGGGCGACCAGgcaggcaaaaagaaaaaaaaggacaggAAGAGAAAGGCCAGCGATGAAGACGGTGGAGATGAAGAACAGTACGGTGCTGAAAGTGAGACACCTTTCAAGAAAACCAGGA TTGGCGACTCAGAGGCTGCGGATATGTCAGAGGAGGTTGAGAATGAAGCTGTGTCCAAAG ATCAACCTCCAGGCAAGTTCAACTGGAAGGGAAACATCAAGGCAGTACTGAGAGAATCACCTGACCATGAACTGTCTGTGAAGAAACTCAGAAAGAAG GTACTGGCAGCCTACTACTCTTACATTGGTGATATGAATtttaaaacagagacagaggtCTTTGCCATTTTCAACAAGAAGATCAACAAAAATCCCAAGTTCAAAATTTTGAAAGACAGAGTTCGTCTTgtaaattag
- the zbtb49 gene encoding zinc finger and BTB domain-containing protein 49 isoform X3 has product MDTLSSHSSYLLQQLQEQRIQGLLCDCMLVVKSVCFKAHKNVLAAFSSYFRSLFQNSPSQKNEVFNLVIQDVSGIGQILDYMYTSHLDINQDNVQALLDIAQCLQVPNVQSMCNAFLKPCPPPVEIPSFSLPGMLGSEHDCLLGSSLPHDVDLHCPSEPQRPGFSNDMDNNRRMPVSVSNNSSNCDIASSSQAPVEKQLVHGYKLRNFYSKQYFKQSAIQTNSAASNQGPGPLVVVEEQQCQLGMSQGGNNTPVNSGNTVQPNSSCTSMAVEKNPVSSLRPSDNLNTPSSDPTDSMLNKPVRPKKAVYLKKYNYLRSQKALEEMCAESVIEPVLSCPKESHQGESVVQTDAPEAPVEDSSAGREEVPETAADAQLPNPPLVNQEDQTLKPAPDPPQQTGYKQYCCEVCGKIFKHPSNLELHKRSHTGEKPFQCNVCGRNFSQAGNLQTHLRRHSGEKPYICELCGKSFTASGDVHRHKVVHTGEKPHLCDICGRGFNNLSNLKEHKRTHATDKTFTCDQCGKSFNTHRKLLKHKVRHAGEKPHSCATCVISFQQTP; this is encoded by the exons ATGGACACCCTTTCCAGCCACAGCTCCtacctcctccagcagctccaggagCAGAGGATCCAGGGGTTGCTCTGTGACTGCATGCTGGTGGTCAAAAGTGTCTGCTTCAAAGCCCACAAAAATGTCCTGGCTGCTTTCAGCTCCTATTTCAG GTCTTTGTTCCAAAACTCTCCCAGTCAGAAGAATGAGGTGTTCAACCTGGTCATTCAGGATGTCAGTGGCATCGGCCAAATACTGGACTACATGTATACCTCCCATCTTGACATTAACCAAGATAATGTACAAGCGCTCCTCGACATCGCTCAGTGTTTGCAGGTTCCAAATGTTCAGAGCATGTGTAATGCTTTCCTCAAGCCTTGTCCTCCACCGGTGGAAATACCTTCATTTTCTCTCCCTGGCATGCTGGGTTCAGAGCACGACTGCCTCTTGGGGAGCAGTCTTCCTCATGATGTTGACCTGCATTGTCCCTCTGAACCCCAGAGGCCTGGCTTCAGCAATGACATGGACAACAACAGAAGGATGCCAGTGTCTGTGTCTAACAATAGCTCAAACTGTGACATAGCTAGCAGCTCTCAGGCGCCGGTAGAAAAACAGCTGGTTCATGGATACAAGCTCCGTAACTTCTACAGTAAGCAATACTTCAAACAAAGTGCAATTCAGACGAACAGTGCAGCATCAAATCAAGGCCCAGGTCCTTTGGTTGTGGTGGAGGAGCAGCAATGTCAACTCGGGATGAGCCAGGGAGGCAACAACACTCCTGTGAACTCAGGAAACACAGTTCAGCCTAACTCATCGTGCACATCAATGGCAGTGGAAAAGAACCCTGTCTCCTCTTTAAGACCCTCAGATAATTTAAACACCCCCAGCTCTGACCCAACAGACTCCATGCTCAACAAGCCAGTACGCCCAAAGAAGGCTGTGTACCTAAAGAAATATAACTACCTCCGGTCGCAGAAGGCTCTGGAGGAGATGTGCGCTGAATCAGTCATTGAACCTGTCCTTAGCTGTCCTAAAGAGAGCCACCAAGGGGAGTCTGTGGTCCAGACTGATGCTCCAGAGGCTCCTGTTGAGGACAGCAGTGCGGGTAGAGAGGAGGTTCCTGAGACAGCTGCAGATGCACAGCTTCCCAATCCTCCTCTTGTTAACCAAGAGGACCAAACACTGAAGCCTGCGCCAGATCCACCACAGCAAACAGGGTACAAGCAGTACTGCTGTGAGGTGTGTGGGAAGATCTTCAAACATCCGAGCAACCTGGAGCTGCACAAGCGCTCACACACTG GTGAAAAGCCTTTTCAGTGCAACGTTTGTGGGAGAAACTTTTCACAG GCTGGAAatttacaaacacatttacGGCGACATTCTGGTGAGAAACCGTACATCTGTGAGTTATGTGGCAAAAG ctTCACTGCATCAGGAGATGTCCATCGTCACAAAGTGGTCCATACAGGGGAGAAGCCACATCTGTGTGATATATGTGGACGAG GATTTAACAACTTGAGCAATCTAAAGGAGCACAAGAGGACTCATGCAACAGACAAAACCTTCACCTGTGACCAGTGTGGAAAGTccttcaacacacacagaaagcttCTGAAGCACAAAGTTAGGCATGCTGGGGAGAAACCACACAGCTGTGCCACCTGTG
- the tmem128 gene encoding transmembrane protein 128 — MLNDSELATLRNRFKRDAEFLMQTTTSGDEDEKSREEKDAKPLPRINRHSVFWIVTSVAVTYYVDFFHNIMENEDIKSWWFNVGLILLGICLSLAMFCIVYLEWYKGIQHYDQEYPAVPPITTAAFIAASCSFNIALWPVWSFFTPLILFTQFMGVVMLISMCG; from the exons ATGCTTAACGACAGCGAGCTTGCAACGTTGCGGAATCGATTTAAGAGAGATGCGGAGTTTCTTATGCAAACAACGACGTCGGGTGACGAAGATGAAAAGA GTCGGGAGGAAAAAGATGCCAAACCACTACCTCGCATTAACAGACACTCCGTCTTCTGGATTGTGACATCTGTAGCTGTGACCTACTATGTGGATTTCTTCCACAACATTATGGAAAATGAAGATATCAAAAG CTGGTGGTTCAATGTGGGTCTGATACTTCTTGGGATCTGTTTGTCTCTGGCCATGTTTTGCATTGTGTACCTGGAGTGGTACAAAGGCATTCAGCACTACGACCAAGAGTACCCTGCTGTTCCTCCCATCActactgcagcctttattgcaGCATCATGCAg CTTTAACATTGCTTTGTGGCCAGTGTGGTCCTTCTTCACTCCACTGATCCTTTTCACACAGTTCATGGGCGTCGTCATGTTGATCTCTATGTGTGGATGA
- the otop1 gene encoding proton channel OTOP1, translated as MHVWHGTYPSESPPCSNRLRTWPPSNALIAHGFDFALLSVLRFLHMTPTMVEHSGLDIMCLNKYCHSSSSSSSSEHDKKIFTKLKLSLSGDYPRKNAEILSGQYGTNLLLIGAALMLAIAHHDPSVKEEHLLSFATCLMILQLIWMMWYILVQDRQKSTRTEKDVHATTCWIRGGLTLLALLSLIMDAFRIGYYVGYQSCVSAVLGVYPVIHASHTVAQVHFLWFHIKDVIKSFETFERFGVIHAVFTNLLLWCNGVMSEAEHFLNNHKRRLSALGYENLTIEHSEPDCNCTTSTCSMFSSSLYYLYPFNIEYHIFVSALLFVMWKNIGRTIDLSSNRKRLVTKTQGLTLGPILGLLALASTIGILVVYITHVEESLRMRQSAISMFYIYGIVMLVVMCFAGASGLLIYRANHMPLDTSKNPSRQLDTELLFGSSIGSWFMSWCSVVAVLSTSSSPPYRWTNLIYSLLIVLEKYVQNLFIIESLYRQQENGEREDPELPAAPEIFSVTSSLAPPYNGIINRAYETPDRTCVTMENEQEESGQMYRCPRKHSEVPLPVGTKVVEPPNIKRQILKNIAVLLIMCNISLWILPAFGCRPQYDNGLEQETFGFSIWTTVLNFAIPLNLFYRMHSVASLFEVFRRV; from the exons ATGCATGTTTGGCACGGTACCTATCCGTCTGAATCCCCACCTTGTAGCAACAGGTTACGCACCTGGCCTCCCTCAAATGCACTTATAGCGCACGGCTTTGACTTTGCTCTTCTCTCAGTACTGCGGTTTTTACACATGACTCCAACCATGGTGGAGCACAGCGGCCTGGATATTATGTGTCTGAACAAGTATTGCCACAGCTCCTCGTCGTCGTCCAGCTCCGAGCACGACAAgaagattttcaccaaattaaaACTCAGTCTGTCAGGGGACTACCCGAGGAAGAACGCAGAGATCCTCAGCGGTCAGTACGGGACAAACTTGCTGCTGATCGGGGCGGCGCTGATGCTGGCCATTGCGCATCATGACCCCTCTGTCAAGGAAGAGCACCTGCTGTCCTTTGCCACTTGCCTCATGATCCTCCAGCTGATCTGGATGATGTGGTACATCCTGGTGCAGGACAGACAGAAGAGCACAAGGACCGAGAAAGATGTCCACGCCACCACATGCTGGATAAGAG GTGGTTTGACTCTCCTTGCACTCCTTTCACTGATTATGGATGCTTTCCGAATCGGGTATTATGTTGGTTATCAGTCTTGTGTGTCGGCTGTGCTCGGAGTATATCCTGTCATCCATGCAAGTCACACTGTAGCACAG GTGCATTTTCTCTGGTTTCATATCAAGGATGTCATCAAAAGCTttgaaacttttgaaag GTTCGGTGTAATCCATGCAGTCTTTACCAATCTCCTGCTGTGGTGCAACGGTGTGATGTCAGAGGCTGAGCACTTCTTGAACAACCATAAGAGAAGACTCTCTGCTCTAGGCTATGAAAACCTCACTATAG AGCACTCAGAGCCAGACTGTAACTGCACCACCAGTACTTGCTCCATGTTCTCCAGCAGCCTCTACTATCTCTACCCCTTCAACATTGAGTACCACATCTTTGTCTCTGCCTTGCTTTTCGTCATGTGGAAGAACATCGGGCGTACTATTGACCTCTCTTCAAACCGGAAAAGGCTGGTTACCAAAACCCAGGGCTTGACTTTAGGCCCCATTCTGGGTCTACTTGCACTTGCCAGCACCATCGGGATACTGGTGGTCTACATCACCCATGTAGAGGAGTCCCTCCGAATGCGACAGTCAGCCATTTCCATGTTCTACATTTATGGCATTGTCATGCTGGTGGTCATGTGCTTCGCCGGCGCTTCAGGTCTACTCATATACCGAGCGAACCACATGCCTCTGGACACCTCCAAAAACCCATCGAGACAACTGGACACAGAGCTGTTGTTTGGATCCTCCATAGGCTCCTGGTTCATGTCCTGGTGCAGCGTAGTGGCTGTGTTGAGCACCAGCAGCAGTCCTCCCTATCGCTGGACCAACCTGATCTACTCTTTGCTGATTGTTCTGGAGAAGTATGTCCAGAACCTCTTCATCATAGAATCCCTGTATCGCCAGCAAGAGAACGGAGAGAGGGAGGACCCAGAGTTACCTGCTGCTCCAGAAATCTTCTCAGTCACCTCTTCTCTGGCTCCACCGTACAATGGCATCATCAACCGAGCTTATGAGACTCCGGACAGGACCTGTGTCACCATGGAGAATGAGCAGGAGGAGAGCGGGCAGATGTATCGGTGTCCACGGAAACACTCTGAGGTGCCGCTGCCGGTGGGAACCAAAGTAGTGGAACCGCCGAATATAAAGAGGCAGATCCTGAAGAACATAgctgttttactgataatgtGCAACATTTCG ctgTGGATCCTTCCTGCTTTTGGCTGCAGGCCACAGTACGACAACGGTCTGGAACAGGAGACGTTTGGCTTCAGCATATGGACCACAGTTCTCAATTTCGCCATCCCTTTGAACCTTTTCTACCGCATGCACTCAGTTGCCTCCCTCTTCGAGGTGTTCCGCCGAGTCTGA